From Levilactobacillus zymae, a single genomic window includes:
- a CDS encoding amino acid ABC transporter permease, which yields MIHIFQTYGGTLLYGLGQTLLCSVIALICSLIIGTFFALLEESPNKFARGVARVYIEIFRNIPLLVITMFFYVVIPLYVLKMNGFTAGTIGLTLYTSAFIAETVRAGIQSVDPGQMEGARSNGLTFWQSMRYIVLPQAFRYVIPPLGNQFVNLVKNSSTLAFVGGFDLMYQGNSIASSSLETMAAYSAVGVLYLIITMPISYYMRYLEKRLA from the coding sequence ATGATTCATATCTTCCAAACTTACGGTGGCACCCTCCTGTATGGGTTAGGGCAAACGCTGCTATGTAGTGTGATTGCGTTGATTTGTAGCTTAATCATTGGAACGTTCTTCGCCTTACTCGAAGAATCGCCCAACAAGTTCGCCCGGGGAGTCGCCCGCGTGTACATCGAAATCTTCCGGAATATTCCGTTACTGGTGATTACCATGTTTTTCTACGTGGTAATTCCGCTGTACGTCTTAAAGATGAACGGGTTTACCGCCGGTACCATTGGGTTAACACTCTACACCTCGGCGTTCATCGCCGAAACTGTGCGGGCGGGGATTCAGTCTGTGGATCCCGGCCAGATGGAAGGGGCCCGTTCCAACGGGTTGACCTTCTGGCAATCGATGCGCTACATCGTCTTGCCCCAAGCCTTTCGGTATGTGATTCCACCGCTGGGTAACCAGTTTGTGAACCTGGTTAAGAATTCGTCGACCTTAGCCTTCGTGGGGGGCTTCGACCTGATGTATCAGGGAAATTCGATTGCCTCGAGTTCGCTAGAAACCATGGCGGCCTACTCCGCCGTAGGGGTCCTTTATCTAATTATCACCATGCCGATCAGTTACTACATGCGCTACTTAGAAAAGCGTTTAGCTTAG
- the hflX gene encoding GTPase HflX, which translates to MDETPATPVITIGLNSGQATFDYAMAELDALVAANNMTVVEQVQQALSKPNPGTYFGTGKVEELATIVADDGVDTIVVNDELTPSQIRNLEAGTKARIIDRTGLILEIFANRAQSREAKLQVQLAMLQYQLPRLHTSASQRLDQQTGSGGGGGFTNRGAGESQTEMSRRTIQRSINHVNHELKEINLAAETQRAQRERNQLPSIALVGYTNAGKSTLMNALVQRFGKNEDKQVFVKNMLFATLDTSVRQLIFPDQKKLLLSDTVGFVSQLPTNLVKAFRSTLAEAANADLLVQVVDYADVNREAMMATTEKTLQEIGVTDVPMITVFNKADLTSATYPSRAGDQLILSAKDDASIDMLVQTMKEKVFHNYVTANFLIPFDAGDVVAYLNDHANVLKTDYQATGTAMRVELPQADFNRFKQYVVTDTPSED; encoded by the coding sequence ATGGATGAAACACCAGCAACACCCGTCATTACCATTGGCCTTAACTCGGGGCAGGCAACGTTCGACTACGCCATGGCCGAATTAGACGCCCTCGTGGCGGCCAACAACATGACCGTGGTCGAACAGGTGCAACAGGCCTTAAGTAAGCCCAATCCTGGCACCTACTTTGGGACCGGGAAAGTGGAAGAATTGGCCACCATCGTCGCTGACGACGGGGTCGATACCATCGTGGTCAACGATGAACTGACCCCCAGCCAGATTCGGAACTTAGAAGCCGGGACCAAGGCCCGCATCATCGATCGAACCGGCTTAATTCTCGAAATCTTCGCCAACCGGGCCCAGTCCCGTGAAGCCAAATTACAGGTTCAATTGGCCATGTTGCAGTACCAATTACCCCGGCTCCACACCAGTGCCTCGCAACGCTTGGACCAACAGACCGGGAGCGGCGGTGGCGGTGGCTTCACCAACCGGGGGGCCGGAGAATCCCAGACCGAAATGAGCCGGCGGACCATCCAACGGTCGATTAACCACGTCAATCACGAGTTAAAAGAAATCAACCTGGCCGCTGAAACCCAACGGGCTCAACGCGAACGTAACCAGTTACCCTCAATTGCCCTCGTTGGCTATACCAACGCCGGTAAGTCCACGTTGATGAATGCCTTGGTTCAACGCTTCGGCAAGAACGAGGATAAGCAGGTGTTCGTCAAAAACATGCTGTTCGCGACCTTGGACACCAGTGTTCGCCAGTTAATTTTCCCCGACCAAAAGAAGCTCCTACTAAGTGATACGGTCGGGTTCGTCAGCCAATTACCCACTAACTTGGTCAAGGCCTTCCGTTCGACGTTGGCCGAAGCGGCCAATGCCGATCTGTTAGTCCAAGTGGTCGATTACGCCGACGTGAACCGCGAGGCCATGATGGCCACCACGGAAAAAACTTTGCAGGAAATCGGCGTCACCGACGTGCCAATGATCACCGTCTTCAACAAAGCGGATCTGACCTCGGCCACCTACCCTAGCAGAGCGGGCGACCAACTGATTCTCTCGGCCAAAGACGACGCATCTATCGACATGCTGGTCCAAACCATGAAGGAAAAGGTCTTTCACAATTACGTGACGGCCAACTTCCTGATTCCGTTTGATGCCGGCGACGTGGTGGCCTACCTGAACGACCACGCTAACGTCCTCAAGACGGACTACCAGGCCACGGGAACCGCCATGCGGGTGGAACTGCCCCAAGCCGATTTTAACCGTTTCAAGCAGTACGTGGTCACCGACACCCCAAGTGAAGACTAA
- a CDS encoding guanylate kinase produces the protein MTPKVLVITGATGTGKTTVQHYLAQNYPVTRIVTHTTRPPRAGEVNGRDYYFETADSFAQNHYLESVVYAGYRYGSSREGIADGFKRAPFPAIVLDTKGAITYAQTLGDQAVIIFLTVSNADQLQGRLSARGDNATMLKQRLASPEYRRDLTMPLALRGRAIELNNDHWQQTQLKLDDLMARLTDE, from the coding sequence ATGACGCCCAAAGTCTTAGTCATCACTGGGGCCACGGGAACGGGCAAGACCACGGTCCAACATTATTTGGCTCAGAATTATCCGGTCACCCGCATTGTGACCCACACGACCCGGCCACCCCGTGCCGGTGAGGTGAATGGTCGCGACTACTACTTTGAAACGGCTGACTCGTTTGCCCAGAACCATTACCTGGAATCCGTGGTTTATGCGGGTTACCGGTACGGGTCGTCACGCGAGGGCATTGCCGATGGGTTTAAACGCGCACCGTTTCCGGCCATTGTGCTGGACACCAAGGGAGCCATTACCTACGCTCAAACTCTGGGCGATCAAGCGGTCATCATCTTTTTGACGGTTAGCAATGCCGATCAGCTGCAGGGACGGTTGTCGGCTCGGGGGGACAACGCCACCATGCTGAAGCAGCGATTAGCCAGTCCGGAGTATCGCCGGGACTTGACGATGCCGTTAGCTTTGCGGGGACGCGCCATTGAGCTGAACAACGATCATTGGCAACAAACTCAATTAAAGCTCGATGATTTGATGGCGCGTTTGACCGACGAATAG
- a CDS encoding bis(5'-nucleosyl)-tetraphosphatase, translated as MITENASGAVVYQLKDGQPQYLLLKSATSDFWGFPKGHVEGHETDLETAHREIQEETQLDVTVDPEFQVVLDYDMQNGHHKHVVLYTAKVANDVTITRQKVEISDFGWFPYQEARATLSYANLQEALDKAHAYLTAGAL; from the coding sequence ATGATTACCGAAAATGCCAGTGGAGCGGTCGTTTATCAATTAAAAGACGGCCAGCCCCAATATTTATTGTTAAAGAGTGCGACCAGTGACTTCTGGGGATTTCCTAAGGGCCACGTGGAAGGACACGAAACGGACCTAGAAACGGCGCACCGTGAGATTCAAGAAGAAACCCAACTGGATGTGACGGTGGATCCCGAGTTTCAAGTGGTTTTAGATTACGATATGCAAAACGGGCATCATAAGCACGTGGTGTTGTATACCGCCAAGGTGGCTAACGACGTCACGATTACCCGCCAAAAGGTCGAAATCAGTGACTTTGGTTGGTTCCCCTATCAGGAGGCCCGAGCGACGTTGAGTTACGCCAACCTGCAGGAGGCACTCGACAAGGCGCACGCGTACCTGACGGCGGGTGCCCTATGA
- a CDS encoding amino acid ABC transporter permease, producing MNNFIAAYSPDNLRYLFGGLGITILVSVASIIGSFIIGAILGVIRYVKIKYFSAIVGFVTDVIRNLPLILILFFIYFGLPNLGVKPEVIPAAILAMTIFESAMLAEIVRSGIQAVDPGQMEGARANGLTYWQGLWHIVLPQAMVKMIPAIVSQFISLVKDTSLATIILLPEMLYRSQIIYGQNTNYIIPMFVAIALLYFIVCYALSVLARYLEKRQA from the coding sequence CTGAATAATTTTATTGCCGCATACTCCCCGGATAACTTGCGCTACCTGTTCGGTGGCCTGGGGATTACCATCTTAGTATCGGTGGCTTCCATCATTGGGAGTTTTATCATTGGGGCCATCTTGGGGGTCATTCGCTACGTCAAGATCAAGTACTTTTCCGCGATTGTCGGGTTTGTGACTGACGTGATTCGGAATTTACCGTTAATTTTGATCTTATTCTTTATTTACTTTGGTTTACCGAACCTGGGGGTTAAGCCCGAGGTGATTCCGGCCGCGATTTTGGCCATGACGATCTTTGAATCCGCCATGTTGGCTGAGATCGTCCGGTCGGGGATTCAGGCCGTGGATCCCGGCCAGATGGAAGGGGCCCGGGCTAACGGGTTAACCTATTGGCAAGGTCTATGGCACATCGTGTTGCCGCAGGCCATGGTCAAGATGATTCCGGCGATCGTGAGTCAGTTCATCTCGCTGGTCAAGGATACCTCGTTAGCGACCATTATCTTGTTACCAGAAATGCTGTACCGCTCCCAGATCATTTACGGGCAAAATACCAACTACATCATTCCGATGTTCGTGGCGATTGCGTTGCTGTACTTCATCGTTTGCTACGCGTTGTCCGTTTTGGCCCGGTACCTTGAAAAGCGCCAGGCGTAA
- a CDS encoding transporter substrate-binding domain-containing protein gives MKKLMRRLGLIVALVALTVVVSSCGSKPLSSRNVLKVDQQSKTITWGVKADTRLFGLLDTKDGKIKGFEIDLAKAITKQMLGPKGKAKFIQVTSSTRMPMLKNGNIDAIIATMTNTPERRKQVAFTDTYFYAGQSLLVKKGSSIKNVKDLNQQKGTVLGVVGSDSVENVAKVAPNAKVLQLTDYAQAMTALKSGQGQALTTDNGILYGMSVQNPDYVVTGGTFVSEPYGIAVDKPQTPFRQGINQAIAELRANGQYQKILHKWFHNVKGFDYKEAAKE, from the coding sequence ATGAAAAAATTAATGCGGCGCCTGGGCCTGATTGTTGCGCTGGTGGCCCTCACCGTGGTGGTCAGTTCTTGTGGGTCCAAACCGTTGTCATCCCGGAACGTGTTAAAGGTTGATCAACAGTCTAAGACCATTACCTGGGGAGTCAAGGCCGACACGCGGCTGTTTGGTCTGTTAGATACCAAGGATGGCAAGATCAAGGGATTTGAAATTGACCTCGCTAAGGCGATTACTAAGCAAATGCTTGGGCCTAAGGGAAAAGCCAAATTTATTCAAGTGACGAGTTCGACGCGGATGCCGATGTTGAAAAACGGGAACATCGACGCGATTATCGCCACCATGACCAACACGCCTGAACGGCGTAAGCAGGTTGCGTTTACCGATACTTACTTCTATGCTGGACAATCGTTACTGGTCAAGAAGGGCAGCAGTATCAAGAATGTTAAGGATCTTAATCAACAGAAGGGGACGGTCCTCGGGGTCGTCGGCTCGGACTCCGTGGAAAACGTGGCGAAGGTCGCGCCAAACGCCAAGGTCTTACAGCTGACCGACTACGCGCAAGCCATGACGGCCCTGAAGTCGGGTCAAGGTCAGGCGCTGACCACCGATAACGGGATCCTTTACGGGATGTCCGTCCAGAATCCGGATTACGTGGTTACCGGCGGGACGTTCGTTTCTGAACCTTACGGGATTGCCGTGGACAAGCCGCAAACCCCGTTCCGCCAAGGAATTAACCAGGCGATTGCGGAATTACGGGCCAACGGCCAATATCAGAAGATCCTGCACAAGTGGTTCCATAACGTTAAGGGCTTTGACTACAAGGAGGCGGCTAAAGAATGA
- a CDS encoding peptide ABC transporter substrate-binding protein, with protein MKLSAMAKLGTVATLAAMLLAACGNSASPAKSSTAQAKNQTLTWMESSSLTSMDNSLATDIISAETLNNTGAGLLKFGAGNKTYPSVATRYTKSKDGKTYTFYLRKSKWSNGQPVTAKDFVYGWQRTVNPKTGSQYAYLYADIKNDAAISKGKEPASDLGVKAEGNYKLVVNLVHPTSYFPTLVAQVSFFPQNKSVVQKYGKAYAANAQNNVYNGPFKLTYWTGTSDNWTLTKNPSYWDAKGVKLHQLKFSAVKDPQTALSQYQSGKLDAIYLTGQQPRNLKSNPGYRSLDSARAAYVEMNEKHDSLMRNTKARQALSLAINRTQFTKKVMADGSTPATGIGTKGLATYKGKDFATEATDPSATAYDQAKAKKLWAEALKETGRKSYNMTLMSDDTPVGKSTTKYLQSEWSKLPGLKVTNQNIPYKTRLARSAAGQFDVVVSLWGADFPDPITDLQLFTSGNTYNNGKWSNQAYDRLINKVTTTDANNPDKRWNEMVSAQKILLQNEGIIPLYQAGKPQLLKSKVKDVVYYPIGGNWDFSHAYISK; from the coding sequence ATGAAATTATCAGCAATGGCCAAGTTGGGGACTGTGGCCACGCTGGCAGCGATGCTATTAGCTGCCTGTGGTAATAGTGCTTCGCCGGCCAAATCGAGTACCGCCCAGGCCAAGAACCAAACGTTGACTTGGATGGAGAGTTCTTCGCTGACTAGCATGGACAACTCACTGGCCACCGATATTATTTCAGCTGAAACGCTGAATAACACCGGTGCCGGTCTGTTGAAGTTTGGGGCGGGTAATAAAACGTACCCGTCAGTCGCAACCCGGTATACCAAGTCGAAGGATGGGAAGACCTATACCTTTTACCTGCGGAAGTCTAAGTGGAGTAACGGGCAACCGGTAACGGCCAAAGACTTCGTTTACGGGTGGCAACGGACCGTTAATCCCAAGACCGGATCACAGTATGCTTACCTGTACGCGGATATTAAAAACGATGCCGCGATTTCTAAGGGCAAGGAACCGGCTAGTGACCTAGGGGTAAAGGCGGAAGGTAATTATAAACTGGTGGTTAACTTGGTTCATCCAACTAGTTACTTCCCAACCCTAGTGGCCCAGGTCAGCTTCTTCCCGCAAAATAAGTCAGTCGTACAAAAGTACGGCAAGGCCTACGCGGCGAACGCGCAAAATAACGTGTACAACGGGCCGTTTAAGCTAACTTACTGGACCGGGACGTCGGATAACTGGACGTTGACCAAGAACCCGAGTTACTGGGACGCTAAGGGGGTTAAACTCCATCAACTGAAGTTTAGCGCCGTCAAGGATCCGCAAACCGCGTTGAGTCAGTATCAAAGTGGCAAGTTGGATGCCATTTACCTGACGGGACAACAACCACGGAACTTGAAATCCAATCCAGGTTACCGGTCGTTGGACAGTGCCCGGGCGGCCTACGTGGAAATGAATGAGAAACACGATTCGTTGATGCGCAACACCAAGGCACGGCAAGCGTTGTCCTTAGCCATTAACCGGACTCAGTTTACCAAGAAAGTCATGGCCGATGGGTCAACTCCCGCAACTGGAATCGGCACTAAGGGGTTGGCGACCTATAAGGGCAAGGATTTCGCGACCGAAGCCACGGACCCAAGTGCCACGGCTTATGACCAAGCTAAGGCGAAGAAGTTGTGGGCCGAAGCGTTGAAGGAAACCGGGCGGAAGAGTTACAATATGACGTTGATGTCCGATGATACGCCAGTGGGCAAGAGTACCACCAAGTACCTGCAAAGTGAATGGAGTAAGCTCCCTGGCCTGAAGGTCACCAACCAAAACATTCCGTACAAGACGCGGCTCGCACGGTCGGCTGCAGGACAATTCGATGTCGTCGTTTCCCTGTGGGGCGCCGACTTCCCAGACCCGATTACCGATCTGCAACTGTTTACGTCGGGGAACACCTACAACAACGGCAAGTGGTCCAACCAGGCCTACGACCGTCTGATCAATAAGGTCACGACGACCGATGCCAACAACCCAGACAAGCGGTGGAACGAAATGGTTTCTGCCCAAAAGATTCTCTTACAAAACGAAGGCATCATTCCATTGTACCAAGCCGGTAAGCCACAATTGTTGAAGTCGAAGGTCAAGGACGTTGTGTACTACCCAATTGGGGGTAACTGGGACTTTAGTCACGCCTACATCTCGAAGTGA
- a CDS encoding amino acid ABC transporter ATP-binding protein encodes MSMIEFHNVEKYYGDFHALHNINLTIEAGETVVLIGPSGSGKSTLIRSVNGLERIREGKLIVNGQDLANPKTDINRIRKNVGMVFQHFNLYANKTILENIMLAPRIVLHRDEAENKKVAMEMLDRVGLADQAPKMPAQLSGGQQQRIAIARSLAMKPKCLLFDEPTSALDPEMVDDVLNIMKTIAQDSSMTSLVVTHEMGFAREVANRVIFMADGRILEDDSKDKFFNGEPTNERARQFLSKILH; translated from the coding sequence ATGTCAATGATTGAATTCCACAACGTGGAGAAGTATTACGGCGACTTTCACGCGTTGCATAATATCAACTTAACCATCGAGGCCGGTGAGACCGTCGTGTTAATCGGACCATCTGGTTCCGGTAAGTCGACGCTGATTCGTTCGGTGAACGGGTTGGAACGGATTCGGGAAGGGAAGCTGATCGTTAACGGGCAGGACTTGGCCAACCCGAAGACCGATATCAACCGGATTCGCAAGAACGTGGGGATGGTGTTCCAACACTTTAACCTCTACGCCAACAAGACGATTCTGGAAAATATCATGTTGGCACCGCGGATCGTGTTGCACCGCGACGAGGCCGAAAACAAGAAGGTTGCGATGGAAATGCTCGATCGGGTGGGGTTAGCCGACCAGGCGCCTAAAATGCCGGCCCAATTGTCCGGGGGGCAACAACAACGAATCGCCATTGCGCGGTCGTTAGCCATGAAGCCTAAGTGCCTGTTGTTCGACGAACCGACCAGTGCCTTGGACCCCGAAATGGTCGACGATGTCTTGAACATCATGAAGACCATCGCTCAAGATTCCAGTATGACGTCGCTAGTCGTGACCCACGAAATGGGCTTCGCGCGCGAAGTGGCCAACCGGGTTATTTTCATGGCCGATGGGCGGATTCTCGAAGATGATTCTAAGGATAAGTTCTTTAACGGCGAACCGACCAACGAACGGGCTCGTCAGTTCTTAAGCAAGATTTTGCACTAA
- a CDS encoding peptide ABC transporter substrate-binding protein: MRVTSFIKLGTVATLSTILLAACGSSTSSSKQAKDQTLTWMESSSLSSMDNSLATDIISAETLNNTGQGLLQFGKNNKTYPAVAKSYTTSKDGKTYTFNLRKSKWSNGDPVTAKDFVYGWQRTVNPKTASQYAYLYADVKNANAIMNGKKAVSTLGVEAKGNYKVVVHLTHAVSYFPTLVAQVSFFPQNQKVVQKYGKKYANNAQNNVYNGPFKLTSWTGTSDNWTLSKNPKYWDAKSVKLQHIKFSAIKDPQTALSQYQSGKMDAIYLSGQQPRNYKNNKDYRSLTSSRAAYVEMNQKSDSMMRNVKARQALSLAINRSQFTNKVLADGSTPATGIVTKKLALRDGKDFADQATVKSATDYNLTKAKQLWKQALKETGRKSYNLTLMADDTPVAKSTTEYLQSQWSKLSGIKVTNQNIPYKTRLSRSANQQFNVVVSLWGADFPDPITDLQLFTSDNSYNNGKWKSAAYDKLIKEATDTNANKPAARWQNMVDAQKVLLKDEGIIPLYQGGKPQLVKSKVKNVVYYSVGANWDFSKAYIAK, from the coding sequence ATGAGGGTAACTTCGTTTATTAAGTTGGGGACTGTCGCCACGCTCTCGACGATTTTATTAGCAGCGTGTGGCAGTTCCACCAGTAGTTCTAAACAGGCCAAGGACCAAACCTTAACCTGGATGGAAAGTTCGTCACTCTCGTCGATGGATAATTCACTGGCCACCGACATCATTTCGGCGGAGACGTTGAATAATACCGGGCAAGGGCTCTTACAGTTCGGTAAGAACAACAAGACCTACCCGGCCGTGGCCAAGAGTTACACGACGTCTAAGGACGGAAAAACGTACACGTTTAATTTGCGGAAATCCAAGTGGAGTAACGGTGATCCCGTGACCGCCAAGGACTTTGTCTACGGGTGGCAACGGACGGTCAATCCTAAGACCGCGTCGCAGTATGCTTACCTGTACGCTGACGTGAAGAACGCTAACGCTATCATGAACGGAAAGAAGGCCGTGTCAACGTTGGGGGTTGAGGCTAAGGGGAATTACAAAGTAGTCGTTCACCTAACCCACGCAGTTAGCTACTTCCCAACGTTGGTCGCGCAGGTTAGCTTCTTCCCACAGAACCAAAAGGTCGTGCAAAAGTACGGTAAGAAATACGCCAACAACGCCCAGAACAACGTTTACAACGGGCCATTCAAGTTAACCTCCTGGACCGGGACGTCGGATAACTGGACCTTGAGCAAGAACCCGAAGTACTGGGATGCCAAGTCCGTGAAGTTGCAACACATCAAGTTCAGCGCCATCAAGGATCCACAAACCGCGTTAAGTCAGTACCAAAGTGGCAAGATGGACGCCATCTACCTGAGTGGGCAACAACCACGAAACTACAAGAACAACAAGGATTACCGGTCCTTGACCAGTTCGCGGGCGGCTTACGTGGAAATGAACCAAAAGTCCGACTCGATGATGAGAAACGTCAAGGCGCGGCAAGCTCTGTCCCTGGCCATCAACCGGAGTCAGTTTACCAACAAGGTCTTAGCCGATGGGTCGACGCCGGCCACGGGGATTGTGACCAAGAAACTGGCCTTACGTGACGGCAAGGACTTTGCGGACCAGGCCACGGTTAAGTCCGCCACGGACTACAACCTGACCAAGGCCAAGCAACTCTGGAAGCAAGCCTTAAAGGAAACCGGCCGTAAGAGCTACAACCTGACACTGATGGCCGACGATACGCCGGTCGCCAAGAGTACCACCGAATACTTGCAGAGCCAGTGGAGCAAGCTCTCCGGCATCAAGGTGACGAACCAAAACATTCCGTACAAGACGCGGCTATCCCGTTCGGCCAACCAACAATTTAACGTGGTTGTGAGCCTCTGGGGCGCTGATTTCCCCGATCCGATCACCGATTTACAGTTGTTCACATCGGACAACTCGTACAACAACGGGAAGTGGAAGTCTGCCGCTTACGATAAGCTGATCAAGGAAGCCACGGACACCAACGCCAACAAGCCAGCCGCTCGGTGGCAGAACATGGTGGACGCCCAGAAGGTCCTGCTGAAGGATGAGGGGATCATCCCGCTGTACCAAGGGGGTAAGCCGCAATTGGTTAAGTCGAAGGTCAAGAACGTGGTCTACTACTCGGTGGGTGCCAACTGGGACTTTAGTAAGGCCTACATCGCCAAATAA
- a CDS encoding DUF6681 family protein, with product MLSFLDMVNHYLGYINVSVKLKNRIYTVLGLLGDFYLFYIAVRYLQNGHPFWGLLILGVAIVLLYFAFLNIVYYFTKKKAPFDISPKIEKLLGTKPKEAETEQPRRHSLGRNIPANGYFDQKKILPGKLRATPVQQQNIQNLATQLQQNRLLQLDYSGLGDREIMEQVQKDGKPVYATGPGILIPYFEMQNEDGRLVVYAGLNQADKQAVGTVSTVGLQNVNDVRDQFKLYLANATLVGGPFKVVGRTTLIEQDNDFAVAVQLAYKHQDEGAPAATSQPMGTTRRQRYDQQATSTATSATDDEPMTRRSRYHH from the coding sequence ATGTTAAGCTTTCTTGATATGGTGAACCATTATTTGGGGTACATTAACGTCAGCGTCAAGCTCAAGAACCGGATCTATACGGTGTTGGGCTTGCTGGGAGACTTTTACCTCTTCTACATTGCGGTTCGCTACCTGCAAAACGGCCACCCGTTCTGGGGCCTGTTAATTTTGGGCGTGGCGATCGTCTTGTTATACTTTGCTTTTTTAAATATCGTTTATTATTTCACCAAGAAAAAGGCGCCCTTCGACATCTCACCCAAGATTGAAAAGTTACTGGGAACTAAGCCGAAGGAGGCCGAAACGGAACAACCGCGACGGCACAGTCTCGGACGTAACATTCCGGCAAACGGTTATTTTGACCAGAAAAAGATCTTACCCGGAAAATTACGCGCCACGCCAGTCCAACAACAAAATATTCAGAACTTGGCGACCCAACTTCAACAGAACCGACTCCTGCAGTTGGACTATTCTGGGTTGGGTGATCGCGAAATTATGGAGCAGGTCCAAAAGGATGGTAAACCAGTCTACGCAACTGGGCCGGGGATTTTGATCCCGTACTTCGAGATGCAAAACGAAGACGGCCGGTTAGTCGTTTACGCGGGGTTAAACCAGGCCGATAAGCAGGCGGTGGGAACGGTCAGCACGGTGGGGTTGCAAAACGTGAATGACGTGCGCGACCAATTTAAGCTGTACCTAGCCAACGCGACGCTGGTCGGTGGACCGTTTAAGGTTGTGGGGCGGACCACGTTGATCGAACAAGACAACGACTTTGCGGTTGCCGTTCAATTGGCGTACAAGCACCAGGATGAAGGGGCCCCCGCAGCGACCTCACAACCGATGGGGACGACGCGCCGGCAACGGTACGACCAACAGGCAACGTCGACGGCGACGTCTGCCACGGATGATGAACCCATGACGCGGCGATCACGCTACCACCATTAA